A portion of the Microcoleus sp. bin38.metabat.b11b12b14.051 genome contains these proteins:
- a CDS encoding CBS domain-containing protein, with protein MDLVLCHTTADFDSLGAAVGLCVLRPGSRIVLTGGCHPTVRDFLALHRDEYPMIERRSVNPQQIRSITIVDASGRDRLGKAAEWLDLPHINEISVFDHHLQADLDIPATVTQIEAVGATTTLIVEKLKKAAENGDITSRLVPSEATVMALGIHVDTGSLTFEGATARDAIALAWLMEQGASLRVISEYVEPGLSPQLQDLLREALENLRSQTLHGYTVASVLLSTESYVPGLSALASRLLDLTETDALLLGNVYKLSENDSNRNIAESAVSNRLAIIGRSRIEGTNLSELFKPFGGGGHARAASLATRDVDALLTLNQLTDQLKAQIPHPPTARELMSSPVRSIRPETSVAEAHRTLLRYGHSGLSVVDTGDRLAGIISRRDIDIALHHGFSHAPVKGYMTPQLKTIAPDTLLPEIEGLMVTYDIGRLPVLENGKLVGIVTRTDVLRELHQQKARDTSSNSQLSDYPVSESVEQLLRSGISSELWQLLSIAANIARERGWQLYIVGGAVRDLLLAKDDKLALTDIDLVVDGNCGTDDSGAGVELASALQKLYPDSRLDIHGQFQTAALLWHKDSAFGSLWLDIATARTEFYPYPAANPEVEASSIRQDLYRRDFTINALAVRLGVPRSGELLDFFGGLLDLEARQIRVLHANSFIEDPTRIYRAVRFAVRLGFSIESQTEKYIRHALESGIYYRIQGENGRAPALETRLKSELKYILQAPYWQVALQMLGDLQALRCIHPTLDLDRPLWRRLRLLDRCFIRRKKEEGRRKKEEGRGKKEDERGKKEDERGKKEETMPNAQCPMPNAQFPVINIPDWLMRLEVAIAYLAPEYRVKVATNLQLPTDSIKRLEVLEAGNQELTKGLLKCNLPSQLVFLLRNYELPLLIAIALQSPRSARRQIWEYLTRWKNVESPLNGNDLKALGYKPGPGFKLMLDDLLAARLNGDLGDRAAAISFLAQHYPQ; from the coding sequence ATGGACTTAGTTTTGTGCCACACAACAGCAGATTTTGACAGCTTGGGGGCGGCGGTGGGACTTTGCGTGCTGCGCCCCGGTAGCAGAATCGTGCTGACTGGCGGTTGTCACCCGACGGTTAGGGATTTTTTGGCGCTACACCGCGATGAGTATCCAATGATCGAACGTCGATCGGTCAATCCGCAACAAATTCGATCGATTACTATAGTAGATGCTTCGGGGCGCGATCGTTTAGGCAAAGCCGCCGAATGGTTAGACTTACCACACATCAACGAAATATCGGTTTTTGACCATCACCTACAAGCCGATTTGGACATTCCCGCTACTGTCACCCAAATTGAAGCAGTCGGCGCCACCACTACATTAATTGTCGAAAAACTCAAAAAAGCCGCAGAAAACGGCGACATAACATCCCGCCTGGTACCTTCAGAAGCCACAGTCATGGCCCTCGGTATCCACGTCGATACAGGTTCCCTCACCTTTGAGGGCGCAACCGCGCGAGATGCAATAGCTTTAGCGTGGTTGATGGAACAGGGAGCGAGTTTGCGGGTAATCTCGGAATATGTAGAACCCGGTTTGTCTCCGCAATTGCAGGATTTACTGAGAGAAGCGTTGGAAAATTTGCGATCGCAAACTTTGCATGGTTATACAGTAGCTTCAGTATTACTATCGACTGAATCTTACGTGCCCGGACTTTCGGCGCTGGCTTCTCGCTTGCTCGATTTAACTGAAACCGATGCTCTACTTTTAGGTAATGTCTATAAATTGAGCGAAAACGACAGCAATCGCAACATCGCTGAATCCGCAGTTTCCAACCGCTTAGCTATTATCGGTCGATCGCGCATCGAAGGCACAAACCTCAGCGAATTGTTCAAACCTTTCGGCGGTGGAGGGCACGCCCGCGCCGCCTCCCTCGCCACCCGCGATGTTGACGCCCTACTGACTTTAAATCAATTAACCGACCAACTCAAAGCTCAAATCCCCCACCCACCAACCGCCCGCGAATTAATGTCATCCCCAGTGCGGAGCATTCGCCCGGAAACCTCCGTAGCAGAGGCTCACCGTACCCTCCTACGCTACGGACATTCGGGGTTATCGGTGGTCGATACGGGCGATCGACTGGCGGGTATTATCTCCCGTCGCGACATTGATATTGCGCTACACCACGGTTTCAGTCACGCCCCAGTTAAGGGTTACATGACTCCGCAGCTCAAAACCATCGCCCCGGATACCTTGTTACCAGAAATTGAAGGTTTAATGGTGACATACGATATCGGGCGTTTGCCGGTGTTGGAAAACGGCAAACTGGTAGGAATTGTGACTCGCACTGATGTGTTGCGGGAATTGCACCAGCAAAAAGCCCGCGATACGAGTAGTAATTCTCAATTGTCCGATTATCCTGTATCTGAGTCGGTTGAGCAATTGTTGCGATCGGGCATTAGTAGCGAATTATGGCAATTATTGTCGATCGCGGCCAACATTGCACGAGAGCGCGGCTGGCAACTTTATATTGTCGGTGGAGCAGTCCGAGATTTACTGTTAGCGAAGGATGATAAACTGGCGCTCACAGACATTGATTTAGTAGTTGATGGCAATTGCGGCACAGACGATTCCGGCGCCGGTGTCGAATTAGCTTCAGCACTGCAAAAGCTTTACCCAGACTCGCGTTTAGACATTCACGGTCAATTTCAAACCGCCGCCTTATTGTGGCACAAAGACTCTGCTTTCGGTTCCCTGTGGTTGGATATCGCTACTGCTCGTACTGAATTTTATCCTTATCCGGCTGCAAATCCTGAAGTTGAAGCGAGTTCGATCCGTCAAGATTTGTACCGCCGAGATTTTACAATTAATGCGTTGGCTGTGCGGTTGGGTGTTCCTCGCAGTGGCGAATTGTTGGATTTTTTTGGCGGTTTGCTAGACTTGGAAGCGCGACAAATTCGAGTTTTGCACGCTAACAGTTTTATCGAAGATCCGACGCGGATTTATCGGGCTGTGCGGTTTGCGGTGCGGCTGGGATTTTCTATTGAGTCGCAGACTGAAAAATACATCCGTCACGCTTTGGAAAGCGGGATTTATTACCGCATTCAGGGGGAAAATGGCAGAGCTCCGGCTTTAGAAACTCGCCTCAAAAGTGAGTTAAAGTACATCTTGCAAGCTCCTTACTGGCAGGTTGCTTTGCAAATGCTCGGAGATTTGCAGGCTTTGCGCTGCATTCATCCTACTCTAGATTTGGATCGTCCGTTGTGGCGCCGGTTGCGTTTACTCGATCGATGTTTTATCAGAAGGAAGAAGGAAGAAGGAAGAAGGAAGAAGGAAGAAGGAAGAGGGAAGAAGGAAGACGAAAGAGGGAAGAAGGAAGACGAAAGAGGGAAGAAGGAAGAAACAATGCCCAATGCCCAATGCCCAATGCCCAATGCCCAATTCCCAGTTATCAATATTCCCGATTGGCTGATGCGGCTGGAAGTTGCGATCGCTTATTTAGCACCGGAATATCGAGTTAAGGTGGCTACAAATCTTCAGTTACCTACTGACAGTATTAAGCGGCTGGAAGTTTTGGAAGCTGGAAATCAGGAATTAACAAAGGGTTTACTGAAGTGTAATTTACCCAGTCAATTGGTTTTTCTGTTGAGGAATTATGAGTTGCCGCTGTTAATTGCGATCGCCCTCCAAAGCCCCCGAAGTGCGCGCCGCCAGATTTGGGAATACCTCACCCGCTGGAAAAATGTTGAGTCTCCTTTAAATGGCAACGATTTGAAGGCTTTGGGTTACAAGCCCGGGCCTGGGTTTAAACTGATGTTGGATGATTTGTTGGCGGCGAGGTTGAATGGCGATTTGGGCGATCGGGCTGCTGCTATCTCTTTCTTAGCACAACATTATCCTCAATAG
- the psbZ gene encoding photosystem II reaction center protein PsbZ, translating to MLSILFQVVLLALVLLSFVMVVGVPVAYATPQNWNQSKTLIYAGSGLWFLLVIAVGVLNFLVV from the coding sequence ATGTTATCAATTCTGTTTCAAGTGGTTTTACTAGCTTTGGTACTGCTGTCTTTTGTGATGGTTGTTGGCGTCCCGGTTGCCTATGCCACTCCCCAAAACTGGAATCAGTCTAAAACACTGATTTATGCTGGTTCAGGTCTCTGGTTTTTGCTGGTTATTGCAGTGGGTGTCTTAAACTTTTTGGTGGTTTAA
- the ribH gene encoding 6,7-dimethyl-8-ribityllumazine synthase → MAVFEGSFTQTESLRFAIVIGRFNDLIVNKLLAGCEDCLKRHGVDINPHGNQVDFYWVPGCFEIPLVARKAALSGRYDAVICLGAVIRGQTPHFDFVAGEVSKGIAAAAFQTGVPVIFGVVTTDTMQQALERAGIKSNLGWNYAMSALEMGTLMRQVNGLGANSYGQLAAASATQVLAGDASRAIAPDVSSNQMV, encoded by the coding sequence ATGGCAGTTTTCGAGGGAAGTTTTACTCAGACAGAATCTTTACGGTTTGCAATTGTGATCGGTCGTTTTAACGATTTGATTGTCAACAAACTTTTGGCAGGATGTGAAGATTGTTTGAAACGCCACGGGGTTGATATCAATCCTCATGGAAATCAAGTTGATTTTTATTGGGTTCCAGGATGTTTTGAGATTCCTTTGGTGGCCCGCAAAGCTGCTCTTTCTGGCCGCTACGATGCGGTAATCTGTCTGGGTGCGGTAATTCGGGGCCAAACTCCGCATTTCGATTTTGTAGCTGGTGAGGTTTCTAAAGGAATTGCTGCGGCTGCTTTTCAAACTGGTGTGCCGGTGATTTTTGGGGTGGTGACGACTGACACGATGCAGCAAGCTTTGGAAAGGGCCGGAATTAAGAGTAATTTGGGCTGGAATTATGCGATGAGTGCTCTGGAAATGGGCACTTTGATGCGTCAAGTTAATGGTTTGGGCGCAAACTCTTACGGACAATTGGCTGCTGCGTCTGCTACGCAGGTGCTTGCTGGTGACGCTAGTCGGGCGATCGCCCCTGATGTATCCTCGAATCAAATGGTGTAA